One Meles meles chromosome 11, mMelMel3.1 paternal haplotype, whole genome shotgun sequence DNA segment encodes these proteins:
- the NFIL3 gene encoding nuclear factor interleukin-3-regulated protein, protein MQLRKMQTIKKEQASLDAGNGVDKMVLNVALTEVSEDLTAGEELLLSEGSVGKSKSSACRRKREFIPDEKKDAMYWEKRRKNNEAAKRSREKRRLNDLVLENKLIALGEENATLKAELLSLKLKFGLISSAAYAQEIQKLSHSTAVYFQDYPAPKPSASPFVDEQEPSVVSGCISVIKHSPQASLSDVSDVSSLEHSQDGAARGGCGSPDGKFQAIKQEPVELETYAREPGEERGAFRASVYQSLMGTAFPGFSHSPPLLQVVRSSSNSPRTSETDDGAVGKASDGEDEQQVPKGPIHSPVELQRAHGTVVKVPEANSSALPHKLRIKAKAMQIKVEGFDQEFDAAPKPPSPVDGAPKRHFGLEKHAAPSMVHSALTPFSVQVTNIQDWSLKSEHWHPKELNGRMQNSFQTGAAEMQDSGYKVSDPEGLFLKHGIANLSAEVVSLKRLVATHQISASDSG, encoded by the coding sequence ATGCAGCTGAGGAAAATGCAGACCATCAAGAAGGAGCAGGCGTCCCTGGACGCGGGCAACGGCGTGGACAAGATGGTGCTGAACGTGGCCTTGACCGAGGTCTCAGAAGACTTGACGGCGGGCGAAGAGCTGCTGCTGAGCGAAGGCAGCGTGGGCAAGAGCAAGTCTTCTGCCTGCCGGAGGAAGCGGGAGTTCATTCCCGACGAGAAGAAGGACGCCATGTACTGGGAAAAGAGGCGGAAAAACAACGAAGCCGCCAAGAGGTCCCGGGAGAAGCGCCGGCTGAATGACCTGGtcctagagaacaaactgatcgCCCTGGGAGAGGAAAACGCGACTTTGAAAGCTGAGCTGCTGTCCCTAAAATTAAAGTTTGGTTTAATTAGCTCCGCAGCCTATGCCCAGGAGATCCAGAAACTCAGTCACTCCACCGCCGTGTACTTCCAGGACTACCCCGCGCCCAAGCCCAGCGCCAGCCCCTTCGTGGACGAGCAGGAGCCATCGGTGGTGAGCGGCTGCATCTCCGTCATCAAGCACTCCCCGCAGGCCTCCCTGTCCGACGTCTCCGACGTGTCCTCGCTGGAGCACTCGCAGGACGGTGCCGCACGGGGCGGCTGCGGGAGCCCCGACGGCAAGTTCCAGGCCATCAAGCAAGAGCCGGTGGAGCTGGAGACCTATGCACGGGAGCCCGGCGAGGAGCGGGGTGCCTTCCGGGCCTCTGTGTATCAGAGCCTCATGGGGACCGCGTTCCCGGGCTTCTCCCACTCGCCCCCTCTGCTGCAGGTCGTCCGGTCCTCCAGCAACTCCCCCAGGACGTCTGAGACGGACGACGGCGCGGTGGGGAAGGCGTCCGACGGGGAGGACGAGCAGCAGGTGCCCAAGGGCCCCATCCACTCTCCCGTGGAGCTCCAGCGCGCCCACGGCACCGTGGTGAAGGTTCCGGAAGCGAACTCCTCCGCGCTGCCGCATAAGCTGCGCATTAAAGCCAAAGCCATGCAGATCAAAGTAGAAGGCTTCGATCAGGAGTTCGACGCCGCGCCCAAGCCGCCCTCGCCTGTCGACGGGGCGCCCAAGAGACATTTCGGACTGGAGAAGCACGCCGCCCCGAGTATGGTACACTCTGCCCTCACCCCTTTCTCCGTGCAGGTGACCAACATTCAAGATTGGTCTCTCAAATCGGAACACTGGCATCCAAAAGAACTGAACGGCAGAATGCAGAACAGCTTCCAGACTGGCGCAGCGGAGATGCAAGACAGTGGCTACAAAGTGTCTGACCCGGAGGGCTTGTTTCTGAAGCACGGGATAGCAAACTTGTCTGCAGAGGTGGTGTCACTCAAGAGACTCGTCGCCACACACCAGATCTCCGCTTCGGACTCTGGGTGA